From a single Arachis hypogaea cultivar Tifrunner chromosome 3, arahy.Tifrunner.gnm2.J5K5, whole genome shotgun sequence genomic region:
- the LOC112734853 gene encoding uncharacterized protein — protein MGPIVLTQLATGLSVLAGAVLVKSVMDNNPNTMAGSFPRCPSCNGTGRVTCICSRWSDGDVGCRTCAGSGRMACSSCGGTGTGRPIPARIAVRPTNRPPPS, from the coding sequence ATGGGTCCAATCGTGTTAACTCAGCTGGCCACCGGTCTCAGCGTCCTGGCCGGAGCGGTTCTCGTCAAGTCTGTCATGGACAACAACCCCAACACCATGGCCGGATCCTTCCCTCGCTGCCCTTCTTGCAACGGAACCGGCCGGGTCACCTGCATCTGTTCCCGTTGGTCCGATGGCGACGTAGGGTGCCGAACATGCGCCGGTTCTGGTCGCATGGCTTGCAGCAGTTGTGGTGGAACCGGAACAGGCCGACCGATACCCGCTAGAATTGCGGTAAGGCCTACGAACCGTCCCCCTCCCAGCTGA